One window of Oceanispirochaeta sp. M1 genomic DNA carries:
- a CDS encoding ABC transporter permease: MFKVKTRINPEMKVLSMILAGSFIIMAILSPSHFLRLETFQGMAFQLPELGLLSLAMMISMLTGGINLSIIATANISSITAALILTSYINPEIASSGDGMVILLAILAALTVSVLVGLFNGILISIVNIPPILATLGTMKLLQGLAFIITRGYVISGMPDFVRFIGNGTVIGIPMPLILFAIFAWLMAFYLNHTATGFNIFLFGSNSVATFFSGVNNTKVIIQTYMLSGLYCGVAALIMMSRFNSAKAGYGESYLLVTILAAVLGGVKSEGGFGEVTGLILSLVILQIISNGLNLLGVSSFLTVAFWGLIMIAAMIIHFLARRNSQNRISLEKKN, from the coding sequence ATGTTCAAAGTAAAAACTAGAATAAATCCTGAGATGAAAGTTCTCAGTATGATTCTTGCAGGATCATTTATTATCATGGCTATATTGAGCCCAAGTCACTTTTTAAGACTGGAGACCTTTCAGGGAATGGCCTTCCAGCTTCCGGAATTAGGTCTGCTCTCTCTCGCCATGATGATCTCCATGTTAACCGGTGGGATCAATCTTTCGATAATTGCCACAGCCAATATCTCCAGTATTACTGCTGCTCTGATCCTGACATCTTATATAAATCCCGAAATAGCATCCTCGGGTGACGGTATGGTTATCCTTCTTGCTATATTGGCCGCACTTACGGTTTCTGTTCTCGTTGGATTATTTAACGGGATACTGATTTCTATAGTGAATATTCCTCCCATCCTGGCCACTTTAGGTACAATGAAACTGCTTCAGGGACTGGCATTTATTATAACCAGAGGTTATGTCATCTCGGGTATGCCCGATTTTGTCCGCTTTATTGGAAACGGGACTGTCATAGGGATACCCATGCCCCTGATTCTCTTTGCAATCTTTGCCTGGCTGATGGCTTTTTATCTGAATCACACAGCAACGGGATTCAATATTTTTCTATTCGGTTCAAATTCTGTAGCGACCTTTTTTTCCGGAGTCAATAATACAAAAGTCATAATTCAGACCTATATGCTCTCCGGATTATATTGCGGAGTAGCAGCTCTTATCATGATGTCGCGGTTTAATTCCGCCAAGGCAGGATATGGCGAATCATACCTGCTGGTTACAATCCTCGCAGCGGTCCTGGGGGGGGTTAAAAGTGAAGGTGGATTTGGAGAGGTCACAGGTCTCATCCTATCCCTGGTTATATTGCAGATTATTTCCAATGGTCTGAATCTTCTTGGTGTCAGTTCATTTCTTACTGTGGCATTCTGGGGACTTATAATGATCGCAGCCATGATTATTCACTTTCTGGCAAGACGAAATTCACAGAATAGAATCAGCCTGGAAAAGAAAAATTAA
- a CDS encoding ABC transporter permease — protein MKKLLKYHETYLFIIIVLLSIIITSKNANFFTAENMFDLLKSNSFIGILAIGVLLVLISGGIDISFAAIATVSEYIMAVTIIRIGGNIFTAVSIAVFIGTVMGMVNGLLIYYFRIPPIITTIATMNIYYGFLMVITGGKWIYSLPDWFRSFAEIRVLTFHNSNGNPYGLSIITLIWFLVIISAVLILRYTILGRSIYALGGDRKSAVRVGFNVLFTETFVYAFLGFMAGLAGVVQALLVQTVAPNSIVGKELNVIAAVVLGGASLEGGKGSVLGAILGVALLAILKNGMTLMAVPAIWYEFLVGVVILISIGFSSYQEKKKSRKTSVIDVNEREAICSK, from the coding sequence GTGAAAAAACTATTGAAATATCATGAGACCTATTTATTTATTATTATCGTATTGCTTTCCATAATCATTACTTCCAAAAACGCAAACTTTTTTACTGCCGAAAATATGTTTGATCTGTTGAAAAGTAATTCATTTATAGGAATATTGGCAATCGGAGTGCTTCTGGTGCTCATTTCCGGCGGAATTGACATCTCATTTGCCGCCATAGCAACGGTCAGTGAGTATATTATGGCCGTCACCATCATTAGAATCGGCGGGAATATTTTTACTGCTGTGTCTATCGCTGTATTTATCGGAACAGTGATGGGAATGGTAAACGGACTATTAATATACTATTTCCGGATTCCACCAATCATCACAACTATTGCCACAATGAATATCTACTATGGTTTTCTTATGGTGATAACTGGAGGGAAATGGATCTATTCTCTTCCCGACTGGTTCAGAAGTTTTGCAGAGATTCGTGTCCTGACCTTCCATAACAGTAATGGAAATCCATATGGATTATCCATTATTACCCTGATATGGTTTCTGGTCATTATCAGTGCAGTTCTTATTCTTCGTTATACTATTTTGGGCCGTAGTATTTATGCTCTTGGAGGTGACAGAAAATCGGCGGTTCGAGTCGGATTCAATGTCCTTTTTACAGAGACCTTTGTCTATGCTTTTCTGGGTTTTATGGCTGGACTGGCAGGAGTCGTACAGGCTCTTCTTGTTCAGACAGTTGCTCCCAATTCCATAGTCGGCAAAGAATTGAATGTTATTGCCGCTGTAGTTCTTGGTGGAGCCAGTCTGGAAGGGGGAAAAGGCAGTGTTCTGGGAGCGATTCTTGGTGTTGCTCTCCTGGCCATACTTAAAAACGGAATGACATTGATGGCTGTTCCGGCTATCTGGTATGAATTCCTGGTTGGTGTTGTCATTCTGATCAGCATTGGTTTCAGTTCATATCAAGAAAAGAAAAAGTCCAGAAAAACATCAGTCATTGATGTTAATGAACGGGAGGCCATATGTTCAAAGTAA
- a CDS encoding sugar ABC transporter ATP-binding protein, translating into MSQAFLSMKHISKRYTGVQALNNVDFDIQEGEIHCLAGTNGSGKSTLIKIISGVEKPDAGSEIYINGIKSSHRNSIDSIHQGIEVIYQDLSLFPNLTVAENIALSGMISGKRKLLSKKEYINISRKAMDRINIDIPLNAMLGDLSIADQQLVAICRALTGELKLLIMDEPTTALTKKEVDALLKVVTDMKQKGIAILFVSHKLNEVMQVAESVTVLRDGVKIGCYQASELDSNKIEYYMTGENFEYSRNDEIISRTNPLLEVDSISKKDNFKDITFELYPGEILGITGLLGSGRTELAMSLFGMNPIDEGTIKMNGSEVNFNSIEDAVKHGVAYVPENRLVQGLIMQQSVEKNTVVTIIDRLLKGIGIIDQRKKTTTVDNLVDEFSIKVPSIDAAVSTLSGGNQQRVVLAKWIATNPKLLILDGPTVGVDIAAKGSIHESIKQLAKKGLGVIIISDEVPEVLNSCHRVLVMNRGRFISEFQTKDTQEDDIIKCIETAE; encoded by the coding sequence ATGTCTCAAGCTTTTCTTTCGATGAAGCATATCAGTAAAAGATATACTGGTGTACAGGCTCTGAATAATGTGGATTTTGATATACAGGAAGGTGAAATCCACTGTCTTGCCGGAACAAATGGATCCGGAAAATCTACTTTGATTAAAATAATTTCAGGTGTTGAGAAACCGGATGCAGGTTCGGAAATCTATATAAATGGAATAAAGAGTTCACATCGAAACTCAATTGATTCAATACATCAGGGTATTGAAGTCATCTATCAGGATCTTTCCCTTTTCCCTAATCTGACTGTAGCGGAAAATATAGCTCTCAGTGGAATGATTTCCGGAAAAAGAAAACTCTTAAGCAAGAAAGAATATATCAATATATCCCGAAAGGCGATGGATAGAATCAATATTGATATCCCCTTAAATGCCATGCTGGGAGACTTATCTATTGCCGATCAGCAGCTGGTTGCCATCTGCCGAGCCCTTACGGGGGAGTTGAAACTCCTTATTATGGATGAGCCTACTACTGCCCTGACAAAAAAAGAAGTAGATGCTCTTCTAAAAGTTGTTACTGATATGAAACAAAAAGGGATTGCAATCCTGTTTGTAAGCCATAAATTAAATGAAGTGATGCAGGTAGCAGAAAGTGTTACGGTCCTGAGGGATGGTGTCAAAATCGGCTGTTATCAGGCATCAGAACTTGACAGTAATAAGATTGAATATTACATGACTGGTGAGAATTTTGAATATTCCAGAAATGATGAGATTATATCCAGGACCAATCCTCTTCTTGAAGTAGATTCTATTTCTAAAAAAGATAATTTTAAAGATATAACATTTGAACTTTATCCCGGTGAAATACTTGGTATTACAGGGCTTCTCGGATCCGGTCGTACAGAACTGGCAATGTCTCTCTTTGGTATGAACCCGATCGATGAAGGAACCATTAAAATGAATGGTAGTGAAGTTAATTTTAATTCTATTGAGGACGCCGTTAAACATGGGGTTGCCTATGTTCCGGAAAACAGACTGGTTCAGGGACTTATTATGCAGCAATCTGTGGAGAAAAATACTGTTGTCACTATCATAGATCGATTGCTCAAGGGGATCGGCATTATAGACCAGAGAAAAAAGACTACAACAGTGGATAATCTTGTTGATGAATTCAGCATAAAGGTTCCCTCTATCGATGCTGCCGTTTCCACACTCTCAGGAGGTAATCAGCAGCGGGTTGTTCTTGCAAAATGGATTGCTACTAACCCAAAATTACTTATTTTAGATGGTCCCACTGTGGGGGTCGACATTGCCGCAAAAGGCAGTATTCATGAATCGATCAAGCAGCTGGCTAAAAAGGGGCTGGGAGTTATTATTATTTCGGATGAAGTGCCGGAAGTTTTAAATAGCTGTCATCGTGTTCTTGTTATGAACCGGGGAAGATTTATATCTGAGTTTCAAACAAAAGATACTCAGGAAGACGACATTATAAAATGTATAGAAACAGCGGAATAA
- a CDS encoding autoinducer 2 ABC transporter substrate-binding protein, whose translation MNNKLARVIIFGLCFFLAVPGLFAVGQQEAGDEKHEIATVVKITGIPWFNRLEEGVKEAGELLFVNSYQIGPSDADPAQQVKMVEDLVSKGVDAICITPNDAKALEPAFAKAKAKGIPIITHESPNQIGKDYDIELIDNVQFGRHFWDMMVNYMGDSGQYVIFVGSLTVPLHNLWADEGIKYAEEKYPNLELVTERIPCGEDQELSKQTTLELLKTYPELKGIIGFGSLGPPGAAQALKEKGMDGKVTVVGTVLPDHAATYLKEGSMQHGILWDPKDAGFAMTWIAKQIVDGKSITNGMEIPGIGKVVVEGDVIKVDAVIDITKDNVDSFGF comes from the coding sequence GTGAATAATAAACTTGCAAGAGTTATTATTTTTGGTTTGTGCTTTTTTCTGGCAGTACCGGGCTTGTTCGCAGTTGGACAACAGGAAGCAGGTGATGAAAAGCATGAAATCGCAACAGTAGTAAAAATCACGGGAATTCCCTGGTTCAACAGACTGGAAGAAGGCGTCAAAGAGGCAGGTGAGTTACTTTTTGTAAATTCATATCAGATTGGTCCTTCAGATGCAGATCCTGCTCAACAGGTAAAAATGGTAGAAGATCTGGTTAGCAAGGGTGTAGATGCAATCTGTATTACACCGAATGATGCTAAGGCTCTTGAACCTGCATTTGCAAAGGCAAAGGCAAAGGGAATTCCTATAATTACTCACGAGTCTCCAAATCAGATAGGTAAGGATTATGACATTGAGTTAATCGATAATGTCCAATTCGGCCGCCATTTCTGGGACATGATGGTCAATTATATGGGTGATTCCGGTCAGTACGTTATTTTTGTCGGAAGCCTTACTGTTCCACTGCACAATCTATGGGCAGATGAAGGAATTAAGTATGCAGAAGAGAAATATCCCAATCTTGAACTCGTAACAGAAAGAATACCCTGTGGAGAAGATCAGGAACTGTCAAAACAGACAACCCTGGAACTTCTTAAAACCTATCCTGAACTTAAAGGTATTATTGGTTTTGGAAGTCTCGGACCTCCGGGAGCTGCTCAGGCATTGAAAGAGAAGGGAATGGATGGAAAGGTTACTGTTGTGGGAACCGTTCTTCCGGATCATGCCGCAACTTATTTGAAAGAAGGCTCCATGCAGCATGGTATTCTCTGGGATCCTAAGGATGCCGGTTTTGCCATGACCTGGATTGCCAAGCAGATTGTTGACGGTAAGTCCATTACTAACGGAATGGAAATTCCCGGAATCGGTAAAGTTGTTGTTGAGGGTGATGTAATTAAAGTTGATGCTGTTATAGACATTACTAAAGATAATGTAGACAGTTTCGGTTTTTAA
- a CDS encoding class II aldolase/adducin family protein: MALINKALKQAIVDGGMSLFSQGLTVGTWGNISIRDTETGLIYIKPSGMPYPDITADDVVVMNEKLEVVEGHRKPSIEFNLHIAIMNSRKDVNVVIHTHPIYSSVFGVLIEDIPGISEDFVQIVGDKIINCDYALPGTPELAENVVKGLGDRSAVMIPNHGTVCVGNDFDAAMKIIFVVEKTAQVYIMAKSIGTPKLISDADILAMQDFAKNHYGQGK; encoded by the coding sequence TTGGCACTTATTAATAAGGCTTTAAAACAAGCAATAGTCGATGGAGGCATGAGTCTTTTCAGTCAGGGGCTTACAGTCGGTACATGGGGAAATATAAGTATCCGGGATACAGAAACCGGACTGATCTATATAAAACCCAGTGGAATGCCATATCCTGATATTACAGCAGATGATGTTGTTGTAATGAATGAGAAACTTGAAGTTGTGGAAGGCCACAGAAAACCATCAATTGAATTTAATCTCCATATTGCGATTATGAATAGTCGAAAAGATGTAAACGTTGTTATTCACACCCATCCGATCTATTCAAGTGTTTTTGGGGTACTGATTGAAGATATTCCCGGAATCAGTGAAGACTTTGTTCAGATAGTGGGAGATAAGATCATCAACTGTGATTATGCTCTCCCCGGTACACCGGAACTGGCTGAAAATGTTGTCAAAGGTCTGGGCGATAGAAGCGCGGTGATGATTCCTAATCACGGTACTGTCTGTGTGGGGAATGATTTTGATGCGGCCATGAAAATCATTTTTGTAGTTGAAAAAACAGCGCAAGTTTACATTATGGCAAAGTCTATTGGAACTCCGAAACTCATTTCGGATGCGGATATTCTGGCAATGCAGGATTTTGCCAAGAATCATTACGGCCAGGGTAAGTAG
- a CDS encoding DeoR/GlpR family DNA-binding transcription regulator, whose protein sequence is MSIRFERVNKICELIKLRNSLTIRELAEILNVSIMTIRRDLDDILDDPDIQMIRGMFLYNPQSEKEEGTSYSVITASTDFKEAKIRIAEEAVSMIEAEDHILIDAGSTTEFFAKRLPENLKMTVLCFSLNILNIIINKKNTSVLLPGGMYHSSSMLFESREGIELIKNTRVNKAFISASGVNLRLGATCSADFERELKKTALESAHTRVLLVDSSKFDKLQKRYFADLKHFDVIITDKGLSEEIAADIRSQKIELRVV, encoded by the coding sequence ATGAGTATTCGATTTGAACGTGTTAATAAAATTTGTGAATTGATTAAATTGAGGAACTCTCTCACTATCAGGGAACTGGCAGAGATTCTCAATGTATCAATTATGACTATCAGAAGAGATCTGGATGATATTCTTGATGATCCTGATATTCAGATGATACGGGGGATGTTTTTGTATAATCCTCAAAGTGAAAAGGAAGAAGGAACATCCTACTCTGTTATTACAGCTTCCACCGATTTTAAAGAAGCAAAAATACGTATTGCAGAGGAAGCCGTAAGCATGATTGAGGCAGAAGATCATATTTTGATTGATGCCGGATCAACAACAGAGTTCTTTGCAAAACGTTTACCGGAAAATCTGAAGATGACAGTTCTATGCTTCAGTTTGAATATTCTAAACATTATAATAAATAAAAAAAATACATCTGTGCTGCTTCCCGGCGGAATGTATCACAGCAGCTCAATGCTATTTGAAAGCCGGGAAGGAATTGAGCTGATAAAGAACACTCGTGTTAATAAGGCCTTTATTTCTGCCAGTGGGGTAAATCTTCGCCTTGGGGCCACATGCTCCGCAGATTTTGAGAGAGAGCTTAAAAAAACTGCATTGGAATCGGCTCACACCAGAGTTCTTTTAGTTGATTCATCAAAATTTGATAAATTGCAGAAACGTTATTTTGCCGATCTCAAGCATTTTGATGTTATTATAACAGATAAAGGGCTTTCTGAAGAAATCGCCGCCGATATCAGATCACAAAAAATTGAACTCAGGGTCGTTTAA
- a CDS encoding spermidine synthase gives MSLNYEELDFQKTPIGDLMLRRRRMLQLGNTDIYEVKLGEHFLMTSLFHESESQLSVIGLGETDKKELDIVVGGLGLGYTAVAALEDTRVKSLVIVEYLEAVIGWHKDHLVPMGKTLTDDSRCRIVNADFFALARDEFSSFEAETPSKKYDAILLDIDHTPSHVLSQTNKHFYTEKGLAELAQHLKPEGVFGLWADGSPQESFRTHLEKVFNDARSHHIQFENPITGGSSEGTVYVGRKLKTK, from the coding sequence ATGAGCCTGAACTATGAGGAACTGGATTTTCAAAAGACTCCCATTGGAGACCTCATGCTGCGGCGAAGGCGAATGCTCCAGCTTGGAAACACTGATATATATGAAGTGAAGCTGGGCGAACATTTCCTGATGACCAGTCTGTTCCATGAATCCGAATCTCAGCTTTCTGTTATCGGTCTTGGTGAAACAGATAAAAAAGAGCTGGATATTGTTGTGGGCGGGCTTGGCCTCGGTTACACAGCAGTAGCGGCATTGGAAGATACACGTGTAAAATCACTGGTAATAGTTGAATACCTGGAAGCAGTAATCGGCTGGCATAAGGATCATCTGGTTCCCATGGGAAAGACTTTGACCGATGATTCCCGCTGCCGGATTGTCAATGCAGATTTCTTCGCTCTTGCACGGGATGAATTCTCAAGCTTCGAAGCGGAAACACCCTCTAAGAAATATGATGCCATTCTTTTAGATATTGATCACACACCTAGCCATGTATTGAGTCAGACAAATAAACATTTTTATACAGAAAAGGGACTTGCCGAGCTTGCGCAGCATTTAAAACCGGAGGGAGTGTTTGGCCTGTGGGCTGATGGTTCCCCTCAGGAATCCTTCAGAACTCATCTGGAAAAAGTCTTCAATGATGCCCGGTCTCACCATATCCAATTTGAAAATCCCATAACAGGCGGCTCATCGGAAGGGACTGTTTATGTGGGACGGAAATTGAAAACAAAGTAA
- a CDS encoding AraC family transcriptional regulator has translation MNENCIDLFSRYNLPFKTYFAKKIEHLDQTHDESELIWVLKGNLKIICDGIPYQLTSQTLFMVNDFQVHSLISSEDAMIVTLRFTKEHLKENKSSFEGMSFISRIYTFDELVDKYKEMPQLISLIVDMLMVPNNSYLIRYKIIGYYNILMYELYTLLLRDKYLDIKQKNCKECLNRLNTVIDYVSLHFKEKITLEEIAQEVEISRFRLSHFIKENLGISFTELLNSMRFEYALKQLRETDQNVLKISEKSGFSDVKYLNKMVKKRFNMTALKYRKMIGQQNLSTNSEKVDVEHFLQDLKLCLSHIQDNLSQSFS, from the coding sequence ATGAATGAAAACTGTATAGATCTCTTTAGCAGGTACAATCTGCCCTTTAAAACTTACTTTGCCAAAAAAATAGAACATCTGGATCAGACTCATGATGAAAGTGAACTCATCTGGGTGCTCAAAGGGAACCTCAAAATTATTTGTGATGGAATCCCTTATCAACTGACATCTCAAACACTATTTATGGTTAACGATTTTCAAGTTCATTCTCTTATCTCATCAGAGGATGCAATGATTGTCACTCTTCGTTTTACAAAGGAGCATCTTAAAGAGAATAAATCCTCTTTTGAGGGTATGAGTTTTATAAGCAGAATCTATACTTTTGATGAACTGGTTGATAAGTATAAAGAGATGCCTCAGCTTATTTCTCTTATTGTGGATATGCTGATGGTTCCTAATAATTCATACTTAATCAGATATAAGATAATAGGTTATTACAATATTCTGATGTATGAATTATACACACTTCTACTCAGAGACAAATACCTCGATATTAAACAGAAAAACTGTAAAGAGTGCTTAAATAGATTAAATACAGTAATTGATTATGTGAGTCTTCATTTCAAAGAAAAGATCACTCTGGAGGAAATAGCTCAAGAAGTAGAGATTTCCAGGTTCAGACTTTCTCACTTCATAAAAGAAAATCTGGGGATTTCATTTACAGAATTGTTAAACAGTATGAGATTTGAATATGCATTGAAACAGTTACGGGAAACAGATCAGAATGTCCTGAAAATCTCTGAAAAATCAGGATTCAGTGATGTAAAATACTTAAACAAAATGGTCAAAAAAAGGTTTAATATGACTGCTCTGAAATATAGAAAAATGATCGGACAACAGAACTTAAGTACAAATTCAGAGAAAGTGGATGTAGAACACTTTCTACAGGACTTAAAATTATGTCTGAGTCATATTCAGGACAATTTATCCCAGTCTTTTTCTTAG